Proteins encoded within one genomic window of Nitrospirota bacterium:
- a CDS encoding DUF86 domain-containing protein — MKTFEDYVDVIDKLGEREVIPSEFSQTIRGMAGFRNILIHEYAAVDIKKVYHVLHNQLDDFRKFAEYIDAYLVLHSTE; from the coding sequence ATAAAAACCTTTGAGGACTATGTAGACGTTATTGACAAGCTGGGAGAAAGGGAAGTTATCCCCTCAGAATTCTCACAAACTATCAGAGGGATGGCCGGATTTAGAAATATTCTGATACATGAGTATGCAGCAGTAGATATTAAGAAAGTCTATCATGTGCTGCACAATCAGTTGGATGATTTCAGAAAGTTCGCTGAATATATAGATGCTTACCTTGTCCTTCATAGCACGGAATAG
- a CDS encoding nucleotidyltransferase domain-containing protein: MSGIEKGKDLIKEIQSLLLPRKEIVLAYLYGSSAKGTSRPYSDVDIAVLLDENISVEEGPYGYHAELLSILMKDLRSNRIDLTILNDAPPFLKFQVIRYGRVILIRSEAKRINFHVETIAKYNDVKRLLDTQHQYLSKRLKNGTYGKG, from the coding sequence ATGTCCGGCATAGAAAAAGGGAAAGACCTTATTAAAGAAATACAATCTCTTCTTCTGCCCAGAAAAGAGATTGTGTTGGCATATCTTTATGGTTCCAGTGCAAAAGGGACTTCTCGTCCTTACAGTGATGTGGATATAGCTGTACTACTTGATGAAAATATATCTGTCGAAGAAGGTCCTTATGGCTATCATGCAGAGCTTCTTTCAATTCTTATGAAGGACCTTCGTTCAAACCGTATTGATCTTACTATTCTGAATGATGCCCCTCCATTTCTTAAGTTTCAGGTAATCCGCTATGGGAGGGTTATCCTAATAAGGTCTGAAGCTAAGAGGATTAATTTTCACGTCGAAACTATCGCAAAATATAACGATGTGAAAAGACTTCTGGATACGCAGCATCAATATCTATCAAAGCGTTTGAAGAATGGAACCTACGGAAAAGGATGA